The following are encoded together in the Pectobacterium punjabense genome:
- the fdhF gene encoding formate dehydrogenase subunit alpha: protein MQKVLTVCPYCGSGCKINLLVENGKVVGAEGANGVTNEGELCLKGYYGWDFLNDTKILTPRLKQPLIRRQKGAPFEAVSWDEAIGFASSRLQAIKEQYGAESIMHTGSSRGPGNETNYVMQKFARAVTGNNNVDCCARLCHGPSVAGLQVTLGNGAMSNSICEIENTDCILIFGYNAADSHPIVARRILKAKARGAKIIVCDPRRIETARIADLWLPLKNGSNMALVNAFANVLINEGRYDKSYVARHTEGFEEFSKTVAKYTPEYVADITGLSPKLIREAMRMYAAAPSATILWGMGVTQWGQGVDVVKGLSGLALLTGNLGRPNVGVGPVRGQNNVQGACDMGALPNMFPGYQKVTDQAVLAKFADAWGVPELSDKIGYSLTDLPHRIKEGKIRANYVMGEDPLQTEPDLSMLRDAFNELDLLIVQDIFMTKTAAIADVILPATSWGEHEGVYTAADRGFQRFYKAVEPQGDVKPDWEIISLMATALGYPMHYNNTQEIWDELRQLCPLYYGATYEKMAGLGYVPWPCPSEDSPGTPWLYAGNRFDRPGGKGLLSTAEWRPPMELVDEDYPLVLCTVREVGHYSCRSMTGNCTALQTLADEPGYVQISLHDAERLGIRDQQLVWISSRRGKVISRVAVSERINKGAVYMTYQWWIGACNELTLDHLDPISKTPEYKHCAVRLEAIDDQQAAEAYVQHEYSQLKDRLRSTAENVN, encoded by the coding sequence ATGCAGAAAGTGCTTACCGTCTGCCCGTATTGCGGGTCAGGCTGCAAAATTAACCTGCTGGTAGAGAATGGCAAAGTGGTGGGTGCGGAAGGGGCAAACGGCGTCACCAACGAAGGTGAACTCTGCCTGAAAGGTTACTATGGCTGGGATTTTCTCAACGACACCAAAATCCTCACTCCGCGTTTGAAACAGCCGTTGATCCGACGTCAGAAAGGCGCGCCCTTTGAAGCCGTATCCTGGGATGAAGCCATCGGCTTCGCCAGTTCCCGGCTGCAAGCCATTAAAGAGCAGTACGGTGCCGAGTCGATTATGCACACCGGCTCGTCCCGTGGCCCCGGCAATGAAACCAATTACGTGATGCAGAAATTTGCTCGGGCGGTAACCGGCAATAACAACGTCGACTGTTGCGCTCGGCTCTGCCACGGCCCTTCCGTTGCCGGGTTACAGGTTACGCTGGGCAATGGCGCGATGAGTAACTCCATCTGCGAAATTGAAAACACCGACTGCATTCTGATTTTTGGCTACAACGCCGCAGACTCGCACCCCATCGTGGCACGCCGGATACTGAAAGCCAAAGCGCGCGGTGCAAAAATCATCGTATGCGATCCGCGCCGCATCGAAACCGCACGCATCGCCGATCTGTGGCTACCATTAAAAAATGGCTCCAACATGGCACTGGTCAATGCATTTGCTAACGTCCTGATCAATGAAGGCCGCTACGATAAATCCTACGTCGCTCGCCATACCGAAGGCTTCGAAGAATTCAGTAAGACCGTCGCAAAATACACGCCTGAGTATGTCGCCGATATTACCGGTTTATCGCCGAAATTGATTCGAGAGGCGATGCGGATGTATGCCGCCGCGCCGTCCGCTACCATTCTATGGGGAATGGGCGTGACGCAGTGGGGTCAAGGCGTTGATGTGGTCAAAGGGCTATCCGGTCTGGCACTGCTAACGGGGAATTTAGGGCGTCCGAACGTTGGCGTCGGACCAGTACGGGGCCAAAATAATGTGCAGGGCGCGTGCGATATGGGTGCGCTGCCTAATATGTTTCCCGGTTATCAAAAAGTCACGGATCAGGCCGTACTGGCAAAATTTGCCGATGCCTGGGGCGTCCCCGAACTCTCTGACAAAATTGGCTACTCACTGACCGATCTGCCACACAGAATAAAAGAAGGAAAAATCAGAGCCAATTACGTGATGGGCGAAGATCCGTTGCAAACCGAGCCAGATCTGTCAATGCTGCGTGATGCGTTCAACGAGCTTGATCTGCTGATCGTACAAGATATCTTCATGACCAAAACCGCCGCGATTGCCGATGTCATTTTACCTGCGACCTCCTGGGGCGAGCATGAAGGGGTCTACACTGCTGCTGACCGAGGGTTCCAACGCTTTTATAAAGCAGTGGAACCTCAGGGCGATGTCAAACCAGACTGGGAAATCATCAGCCTGATGGCGACAGCCCTCGGTTATCCGATGCACTATAACAATACGCAGGAAATCTGGGACGAACTGCGACAGCTCTGTCCGCTGTATTACGGGGCGACCTACGAGAAAATGGCAGGACTAGGCTATGTGCCGTGGCCATGTCCGAGCGAAGACAGCCCTGGAACACCGTGGCTATACGCGGGCAACCGCTTCGATCGCCCTGGCGGCAAAGGCCTGCTGTCAACGGCCGAATGGCGACCGCCGATGGAATTGGTAGATGAAGATTACCCTCTGGTGTTGTGCACCGTGCGTGAAGTCGGTCACTATTCCTGCCGCTCCATGACGGGTAACTGCACCGCGCTACAAACGTTAGCGGATGAGCCCGGTTATGTGCAGATTAGCCTGCATGACGCCGAGCGCTTAGGAATACGCGATCAGCAATTGGTCTGGATTTCCTCACGACGCGGCAAGGTTATCTCTCGTGTCGCCGTTAGCGAACGCATCAATAAAGGTGCCGTGTATATGACCTATCAATGGTGGATTGGTGCCTGTAACGAACTCACGCTGGATCATCTCGATCCCATTTCCAAAACGCCAGAATACAAACACTGCGCCGTTAGGCTAGAAGCCATTGACGATCAGCAGGCAGCGGAAGCCTATGTACAACATGAGTACAGCCAGTTGAAAGATCGCCTACGCTCCACGGCAGAAAACGTCAACTAA
- the uhpC gene encoding MFS transporter family glucose-6-phosphate receptor UhpC: protein MQAPMFSPGQLSPTQISQRYRYWRPRLLISMVIGYATFYLTRKSINFVMPVMQLELGLSKGDIGLLGTLFYLCYGASKFISGIVCDRSQVRWFMGVGLMITGVLNILFMYCQSLTGLLIVWALNGFFQGWGWPPCARLLSSWYSRNERGLWWGCWNTSINIGGAAVPLLAGYLASEWGWQAALLVPGITGIVIGLWLCWQLCDKPQQQGLPSVGQWRRDALELRQEQQSPPMSMRQILRDAILRNRTIWLLGFSYILVYLIRIALNDWGNIWLSESHGFNLLSANATLSLFELGGLMGALFAGWGSDLLFRGQRAPMILLFALGLFLTMTALWLAPIHHYSLLAACFFSIGFFVFGPQMLIGLAATEYSHKDAAGTVTGFLALFAYLGAALAGWPLAQVLQHYGWSGFFTLLALASACIGLLLMPLLMAGVSRRERLMTSKQQ, encoded by the coding sequence ATGCAGGCACCCATGTTTTCACCGGGACAGCTTTCACCCACACAAATCAGCCAGCGTTATCGCTACTGGCGACCGCGATTGCTGATTTCCATGGTCATCGGGTATGCCACGTTTTACCTGACGCGTAAGAGCATCAACTTCGTCATGCCGGTGATGCAGTTGGAATTAGGGTTAAGCAAAGGCGATATCGGTCTGCTAGGGACGCTGTTTTATCTCTGTTATGGCGCGTCAAAATTTATCTCCGGCATCGTGTGCGATCGCAGCCAGGTGCGCTGGTTTATGGGTGTCGGGCTGATGATTACCGGCGTGCTGAATATTCTGTTCATGTACTGCCAGTCGCTCACGGGTTTGCTGATTGTTTGGGCGCTGAATGGGTTCTTTCAGGGCTGGGGGTGGCCGCCTTGCGCCAGACTGCTGAGCAGTTGGTATTCGCGCAATGAGCGCGGCCTCTGGTGGGGATGCTGGAATACGTCGATCAATATTGGCGGTGCGGCGGTTCCCCTGTTGGCGGGCTATCTGGCCTCCGAATGGGGATGGCAGGCGGCGCTGCTGGTGCCGGGCATCACCGGCATTGTGATTGGTCTGTGGCTGTGCTGGCAGTTGTGCGATAAGCCGCAACAGCAGGGGTTGCCCAGCGTCGGCCAGTGGCGGCGCGATGCGCTGGAGCTTCGACAGGAGCAACAGAGCCCACCGATGTCAATGCGCCAGATTCTGCGCGATGCGATTTTGCGTAACCGTACCATCTGGTTACTCGGGTTTTCCTACATTCTGGTGTACCTGATTCGCATCGCACTGAATGACTGGGGGAACATCTGGCTGTCGGAGAGCCACGGTTTCAACCTGCTCAGCGCGAACGCCACGCTGTCGCTGTTTGAACTGGGCGGGTTGATGGGAGCGCTGTTTGCCGGTTGGGGTTCGGACCTGCTGTTTCGTGGTCAACGCGCACCGATGATTTTGCTGTTTGCATTAGGGCTGTTTTTAACCATGACCGCGCTGTGGCTGGCACCGATTCATCATTATTCACTGCTCGCGGCCTGTTTCTTCAGTATCGGTTTTTTTGTTTTTGGACCACAGATGTTGATTGGTCTGGCTGCGACGGAATACAGCCATAAGGATGCCGCAGGCACGGTGACAGGTTTTCTGGCGTTGTTTGCCTATCTGGGGGCAGCGCTGGCGGGCTGGCCGCTGGCACAGGTGCTGCAACACTACGGATGGTCGGGATTTTTTACTCTGCTGGCGTTGGCTTCAGCCTGCATCGGACTGTTATTGATGCCGCTGCTGATGGCTGGTGTCAGCCGCCGGGAACGCTTAATGACATCAAAACAGCAATAA
- the hypT gene encoding hypochlorite stress DNA-binding transcriptional regulator HypT, with amino-acid sequence MLNNIETKWLYDFIVLEEHRSFTLAAEKRNISQSSFSRRIQALEAAVGFDIFDRSALPLQLTEQGRVFHAYIRNTLDDLEYQLNKLHGGDNYKNKITIAAAHSLSVFIMPELLKDVPDPQEKIFYVESIDVDEAVLNLKEGRSDFIFSFYNEDLMGEPFMHEKILESRLYPVCACDSAGKPLFDVSASSVPLLNYTETSYMGRQVSRYLSSVDSDKFTVNFVSSMSDLLKRMTKKGYGIAWLPDYSIQEELKNKELAILSMENAVIRMGVYLYRLDARLNVASEKFWRYMKGLSSTSGL; translated from the coding sequence ATGCTAAACAATATCGAAACCAAGTGGCTCTATGACTTTATCGTGCTTGAAGAGCACCGTAGTTTTACGCTGGCAGCCGAGAAGCGAAATATCTCTCAATCCTCATTTAGTCGGCGTATTCAGGCGCTGGAAGCGGCCGTCGGGTTTGATATTTTCGACCGCAGCGCGCTGCCGTTGCAATTAACTGAGCAGGGGCGCGTGTTCCACGCCTATATCCGCAATACGCTGGATGATTTGGAGTATCAGCTCAATAAGCTGCACGGCGGGGATAATTACAAAAATAAGATCACCATTGCAGCAGCGCATTCGCTGTCGGTGTTTATCATGCCGGAGCTGTTAAAAGATGTGCCGGACCCGCAGGAAAAAATCTTCTATGTCGAATCGATCGATGTCGATGAAGCGGTGCTGAATCTTAAAGAAGGGCGCAGTGACTTTATTTTCTCGTTTTACAATGAGGATCTGATGGGAGAGCCTTTTATGCACGAGAAGATACTGGAATCCCGACTTTATCCGGTTTGCGCGTGCGACAGTGCAGGGAAGCCGCTGTTTGACGTGAGCGCCTCATCGGTGCCGCTGCTCAACTATACTGAAACAAGCTACATGGGGCGTCAGGTCAGCCGTTACTTATCCAGCGTCGACAGCGATAAGTTCACGGTTAATTTTGTTTCTTCCATGAGCGATTTGCTCAAACGCATGACAAAGAAAGGTTATGGTATTGCTTGGCTGCCGGACTATTCCATTCAGGAAGAGCTGAAAAACAAAGAACTGGCGATTTTGAGCATGGAAAACGCGGTGATACGTATGGGGGTTTATCTGTATCGGCTTGATGCGCGTCTGAATGTGGCTTCTGAGAAGTTTTGGCGCTATATGAAAGGGCTGTCATCGACGTCTGGGCTATAA
- a CDS encoding pectate lyase, producing the protein MAYPTTNLTGIIGFAKAANVTGGTGGKVVTVNSLADFKSAVSGSTKTIVVLGASLKASALTKVVFGSNKTIVGSFGGANVLTNIHLRADSSSANVIFQNLVFKHDVSIKDNDDIQLYLNYGKGYWVDHCSWPGHTWSDSDGSLDKLIYIGEKADYVTISNCLFSNHKYGCIFGHPADDNNSAYNGYPRLTICHNYYENIQVRAPGLMRYGYFHVFNNYVNKFNLAFTVAQNANVLSERNVFGTGAEKKGMVDDKGNGSTFTDNGSSPAAVASKSPAAKWTASSNYSYSLMTTAAAKSWVVSNAGAQSSTLKFPS; encoded by the coding sequence ATGGCTTATCCAACAACGAATCTTACTGGGATTATTGGTTTTGCAAAAGCAGCGAATGTTACCGGAGGAACGGGGGGTAAAGTTGTGACGGTAAATTCTCTGGCAGATTTTAAATCAGCCGTGAGCGGTTCCACAAAAACCATCGTAGTGCTGGGCGCATCGTTGAAAGCATCAGCATTAACCAAAGTCGTATTTGGCAGTAATAAAACCATTGTCGGTTCTTTCGGCGGGGCTAATGTACTGACCAATATCCACCTGCGTGCTGATAGCAGCTCGGCTAACGTCATTTTTCAGAATCTGGTTTTTAAACACGATGTCTCCATCAAGGATAATGATGATATTCAACTGTATTTGAACTACGGTAAAGGCTATTGGGTGGATCACTGCTCATGGCCGGGACATACGTGGAGTGATAGTGATGGCAGTCTCGATAAATTGATTTATATCGGTGAAAAAGCGGATTACGTCACGATCAGTAACTGCTTATTCTCAAACCATAAATATGGCTGCATCTTTGGTCATCCGGCAGATGACAATAATAGTGCCTACAATGGCTACCCACGTTTGACCATCTGCCACAACTATTACGAAAATATTCAGGTTCGTGCACCTGGCCTGATGCGTTATGGTTATTTCCATGTCTTCAACAACTACGTCAATAAATTCAATCTGGCTTTTACAGTCGCGCAGAATGCCAATGTACTTTCTGAACGCAACGTATTTGGCACCGGTGCGGAAAAGAAAGGCATGGTTGATGATAAAGGCAATGGTTCAACCTTTACGGATAATGGCAGTTCACCCGCAGCGGTAGCGAGCAAATCACCTGCGGCTAAATGGACGGCATCATCTAACTATTCATATAGTTTGATGACCACCGCGGCAGCTAAATCTTGGGTAGTTTCTAATGCAGGAGCGCAAAGTAGTACGCTCAAATTCCCATCATAA
- a CDS encoding dicarboxylate/amino acid:cation symporter has product MQRQKLLVQIVLAIVLGILIGWACHQYLDGSRAKEVASYFNMVTDIFLRLIKMIIAPLVFATLVSGLASMGGNSSAVGRIGMKAMIWFVSASFISLLIGMLFANLFQPGAGMNLEIPAQHVATGLNTDSFTLKSFISHIFPKSIVEAMANNEILQILVFSLFFGSALAYVKGKNKHATTIISMIEELTKVMFRVTDYVMALAPIAVFAAIASAITTQGLGLLYDFGKLIGEFYLGLAVLWGVLFLVGYLFLGKAIVTLAKLIREPTMLAFATASSESAYPKTMEALTKFGVPKKVTSFVLPLGYSFNLDGSMMYQSFAILFIAQAYNIDLSVTEQILILLTLMITSKGMAGVARASIVVVAATLPMFSLPEAGILLIIGIDQFLDMGRTATNVIGNSISTAVVASLEKDIHDDEEEEVTDGVVAYQEPQQATQNS; this is encoded by the coding sequence ATGCAAAGGCAGAAGTTACTTGTACAGATAGTCTTGGCTATCGTCCTGGGGATATTAATCGGATGGGCCTGCCATCAATATCTTGATGGCAGTCGAGCAAAAGAAGTTGCATCTTATTTCAACATGGTTACCGATATCTTCCTGCGCTTGATTAAAATGATCATCGCACCACTGGTCTTCGCTACGCTAGTTTCTGGCCTGGCAAGCATGGGAGGAAACTCTTCTGCTGTTGGCCGTATCGGTATGAAAGCCATGATCTGGTTTGTCAGCGCATCATTCATTTCCCTGCTCATCGGTATGCTCTTCGCTAACCTGTTCCAACCTGGTGCAGGCATGAATCTCGAGATCCCAGCGCAGCACGTTGCGACAGGCCTGAATACCGACAGCTTTACGCTTAAGAGCTTCATCAGCCATATCTTCCCGAAAAGTATCGTAGAAGCGATGGCGAACAATGAGATCCTGCAAATTCTGGTGTTCTCTCTGTTCTTCGGCTCCGCACTTGCCTATGTAAAAGGTAAAAACAAACACGCGACCACGATCATTTCCATGATCGAAGAACTGACCAAAGTGATGTTCCGCGTAACTGACTACGTAATGGCGCTGGCTCCTATTGCTGTCTTTGCCGCAATCGCTTCCGCGATTACCACGCAAGGTCTGGGACTGCTTTACGACTTCGGTAAACTGATCGGTGAGTTCTACCTTGGCCTGGCCGTACTGTGGGGTGTTCTGTTCCTGGTGGGCTATCTGTTCCTGGGCAAAGCCATCGTTACGCTAGCGAAGTTGATTCGCGAACCTACCATGCTGGCTTTCGCCACCGCGAGTAGTGAGTCGGCTTACCCGAAAACGATGGAAGCACTGACCAAATTCGGCGTACCGAAAAAAGTCACCAGCTTTGTGCTACCTCTTGGTTACTCATTCAACCTCGACGGTTCTATGATGTACCAGTCCTTTGCGATTCTGTTTATCGCACAGGCTTACAACATCGACCTGAGCGTCACTGAGCAAATCCTGATTCTGCTGACGCTAATGATCACCAGTAAAGGGATGGCAGGCGTAGCACGCGCCTCTATCGTGGTGGTTGCGGCAACGCTGCCGATGTTCAGCCTGCCAGAAGCGGGTATTCTGCTGATTATCGGTATCGACCAGTTCCTGGATATGGGCCGTACTGCAACTAACGTCATCGGCAACAGTATCTCTACCGCCGTTGTGGCCAGTCTGGAAAAAGACATCCACGATGATGAGGAGGAAGAGGTTACCGACGGTGTCGTCGCCTATCAGGAACCTCAGCAGGCGACGCAAAATAGCTAA
- a CDS encoding aspartate/glutamate racemase family protein, which yields MNSLVGILGGMGPGATVDAMQKLIKNTPAYRDQDHIPMIAVSIPDIPDRTQCILQHSASPLGKMLQYMKILENAGAECIIIPCNTAHYWFNELKQQCRAEMISIIDVTCQAIKNANTTRVGLLATTATVKARIYQDNLNADNIECYTPDEADQHQVMESIYAYKSGDISGAYSMLSPVKDRLLQAGVEKIILGCTELPLILEQEVRISPQHYVDATEELIKKTVEWYFTHSPRNNIAA from the coding sequence ATGAACAGTCTCGTGGGAATTCTTGGTGGTATGGGGCCGGGTGCTACCGTCGATGCGATGCAAAAACTGATCAAAAACACGCCAGCGTATCGGGATCAAGACCACATTCCAATGATTGCGGTTTCTATTCCTGATATCCCTGACAGAACACAGTGCATTCTCCAGCACAGTGCGTCACCGCTGGGTAAGATGCTGCAATATATGAAAATTCTCGAAAACGCAGGCGCTGAGTGCATCATTATTCCATGTAATACCGCACATTATTGGTTCAATGAATTAAAACAACAGTGCCGTGCGGAAATGATCAGCATTATTGACGTGACCTGTCAGGCAATTAAGAATGCCAATACCACACGCGTCGGCTTATTAGCGACGACGGCGACCGTTAAAGCAAGAATTTATCAGGACAACCTGAACGCCGATAATATTGAGTGCTACACGCCGGATGAAGCTGACCAACACCAGGTAATGGAAAGCATCTATGCCTATAAATCCGGTGACATTTCTGGGGCCTATAGCATGCTGTCACCAGTAAAAGATCGCCTATTGCAGGCTGGCGTCGAGAAAATTATTTTAGGTTGCACCGAGCTTCCATTAATTCTGGAACAGGAAGTCAGAATCTCACCGCAACATTATGTCGATGCAACAGAAGAGTTAATTAAGAAAACGGTCGAGTGGTATTTTACTCACAGCCCGAGAAATAACATTGCTGCTTAG
- a CDS encoding response regulator transcription factor, translating to MINVALVDDHIVVRSGFAQLLTLENDIQVVGQYASAAQAWPHLLKQPIDVAVIDIAMPDESGLSLLTRLRQQRPNFRAIILSIYDTTAFVQSALDAGAGGYLTKRCGPEELVQAVRVVSSGGLYLCADALHAIRHQQQPPKELLALTPREREIFSLLINGISVKSIAEQLELSHKTVHVHRANILSKLQCESTVELVHFALQHQLLAGK from the coding sequence ATGATTAATGTGGCTTTGGTTGACGATCACATCGTTGTACGGTCTGGCTTTGCACAACTTCTGACATTAGAGAATGATATTCAGGTCGTTGGCCAATATGCTTCAGCGGCGCAGGCATGGCCGCATTTGCTCAAACAGCCGATTGATGTGGCCGTGATTGATATCGCTATGCCGGATGAAAGCGGCCTGTCGTTATTAACCCGTCTGCGTCAACAGCGCCCTAATTTTCGCGCCATTATTCTGAGCATCTATGACACCACTGCATTTGTACAAAGTGCGTTAGACGCAGGTGCGGGGGGCTATCTCACAAAGCGCTGTGGCCCGGAAGAATTAGTGCAGGCGGTTCGCGTAGTCAGCAGCGGCGGCCTTTACCTGTGCGCCGATGCACTGCACGCCATTCGCCATCAGCAGCAGCCACCGAAAGAGCTGCTGGCGCTGACACCGCGCGAGCGGGAAATATTCAGCTTGCTGATCAATGGAATTAGTGTAAAAAGCATCGCTGAACAGCTCGAACTTAGCCATAAGACCGTTCACGTTCACCGTGCCAATATTCTCAGTAAGTTACAGTGTGAGTCCACAGTAGAACTGGTGCACTTTGCGCTGCAACACCAATTGCTGGCTGGAAAATAA
- a CDS encoding MASE1 domain-containing sensor histidine kinase has translation MRRLHVIGMTLFLAFFYSLIWLALWTISFYLSNNGQQAALLLPQGLRLALMILLPRKYWPTLLLAEIAIQSWLISEQLITRSLLLLSPFLSLIPAIITHKIWHRYTLYWQRLLLLLAALTLNTLLHGIAIGPWLHSQLTQTLLATFTGGVLLIPFIYLLYEYIKQQHLQTLLAQEIPDPPLRTSLLIWCSLFFSIGVCLQMAFTPEMERLLLIFVFLPNVVMAYKFGWQGGVLSAVLGSLMIAVTRQVSGAFDDLLELELFLSTQALLGIGLGIAISRQQQLAQRLQRYRQQLEKELKTRRRLMERIIHTEEAVRKEIARELHDDIGQNITAIQIQAMLVKHSAPAEAAQHAAGQIGELSRRIHHTTRQLLRQLRPPVLDEMVLDKALHHLADEFAFAARGIQFQLDYQLPTPPHDDVVVFTLYRLVQELLNNINKHASATQITVRLSQQDDLITLDVIDNGVGIAQKNRSHPTGGGFGLRGIEERVQALGGNWLAKAATIGDAATPRGTHIIVNLPTKFKQKDD, from the coding sequence ATGCGCCGCCTGCACGTCATCGGCATGACGCTGTTTCTGGCCTTTTTCTATAGCCTGATTTGGCTAGCGCTGTGGACCATCAGTTTCTATTTGAGCAACAACGGCCAGCAGGCGGCGCTGCTGTTACCGCAAGGGCTGCGGCTGGCGTTGATGATTTTGCTGCCTAGAAAGTACTGGCCGACCTTACTGCTTGCGGAAATCGCCATCCAGAGCTGGCTTATTAGCGAGCAGCTCATAACGCGTTCGCTGCTGCTACTTTCTCCGTTCCTCAGCCTGATTCCGGCCATCATCACGCATAAAATCTGGCATCGCTATACGCTTTATTGGCAACGGCTCCTGCTGCTGCTGGCGGCGCTGACGCTCAACACCCTTTTGCATGGTATCGCTATCGGCCCCTGGTTACACTCGCAACTGACACAAACGCTGCTGGCAACGTTTACCGGCGGCGTCCTGCTGATCCCATTCATCTATCTGCTGTACGAATACATCAAACAGCAGCACTTGCAGACGTTACTGGCGCAGGAGATCCCCGATCCGCCGCTGCGTACCTCGCTGCTGATTTGGTGCTCGCTGTTTTTTTCCATTGGCGTTTGCCTGCAAATGGCATTTACACCCGAGATGGAACGCCTACTGCTGATCTTCGTTTTTCTGCCCAATGTGGTGATGGCGTATAAATTCGGCTGGCAAGGTGGCGTGCTTTCCGCCGTACTCGGCAGCCTGATGATTGCCGTCACTCGCCAGGTGAGCGGAGCCTTTGATGACCTGCTCGAACTAGAGCTGTTTCTCTCTACGCAGGCACTGCTCGGCATTGGATTGGGGATCGCGATAAGCCGTCAGCAACAGTTGGCACAGCGTCTTCAGCGCTACCGCCAGCAGTTGGAAAAGGAGCTAAAAACCCGACGCCGGCTGATGGAACGCATTATTCATACCGAAGAAGCCGTGCGCAAAGAGATCGCACGTGAGCTGCACGATGATATCGGCCAAAACATCACTGCGATTCAAATTCAGGCCATGCTGGTGAAACACAGCGCTCCCGCTGAGGCAGCCCAGCATGCCGCCGGGCAAATCGGTGAGCTGTCGCGGCGAATCCATCACACCACGCGCCAGCTGCTGCGCCAGTTGCGCCCACCAGTGCTGGATGAAATGGTGCTGGATAAAGCGCTGCACCATCTGGCGGATGAGTTCGCCTTCGCGGCTCGCGGCATCCAGTTTCAGTTGGATTATCAGCTTCCCACCCCCCCTCATGATGACGTGGTGGTTTTCACCCTTTATCGGCTGGTGCAGGAACTGCTTAACAACATCAACAAGCACGCCAGCGCCACGCAGATTACGGTTCGCCTTTCCCAACAGGATGACCTGATTACACTCGACGTCATTGATAACGGTGTGGGCATCGCACAAAAAAACAGGTCGCATCCGACAGGCGGTGGCTTTGGCCTCCGGGGCATCGAGGAACGCGTACAGGCGTTGGGCGGTAACTGGCTGGCAAAAGCCGCCACCATTGGCGACGCTGCCACGCCGCGCGGTACGCACATAATTGTTAACTTGCCCACAAAATTTAAACAAAAAGACGATTAG
- a CDS encoding MetQ/NlpA family lipoprotein — translation MMKKWRIALVAGMVTASMALTACDNAGNSANHIKVGVINGAEQDVADVAKKVAKEKYNLEVELVGFSGSLLPNEATDKRDLDANVFQHRPFLEQQNREHGYKLVAVGNTFVFPMAGYSKKIKNINDLKNGDTIAIPFDPTNLGRALLLLEKTGLITLKPDTGLLPTVLDITTNPHNLRIMEVEGAQLPRLLDDPQVTIAIISTTYIQQTGLTPTKDGIFIEGKESPYVNIIVTREDNKEAENVNKFIKAYQSDEVEQAADRIFNGGAVKGW, via the coding sequence ATGATGAAGAAATGGCGTATAGCGCTGGTGGCGGGAATGGTCACCGCGTCAATGGCATTGACTGCGTGTGATAATGCAGGCAATTCTGCCAATCATATTAAAGTTGGTGTGATTAATGGCGCGGAACAGGATGTTGCTGACGTCGCGAAGAAAGTCGCAAAAGAAAAATATAATCTGGAGGTTGAACTGGTTGGGTTTAGCGGGTCGCTCTTGCCGAACGAGGCGACGGATAAACGCGATCTGGACGCGAATGTATTTCAACACCGTCCTTTTCTGGAACAGCAAAACCGTGAACACGGCTATAAGCTGGTGGCAGTAGGAAATACCTTTGTTTTCCCAATGGCAGGGTATTCGAAGAAAATTAAGAATATCAACGATCTAAAAAATGGCGATACTATCGCGATTCCTTTCGATCCCACCAATCTGGGGCGAGCCTTGTTATTGTTGGAAAAAACCGGATTAATTACTCTGAAGCCGGATACGGGGTTATTGCCGACAGTGCTGGATATCACGACCAATCCGCATAACCTGCGTATTATGGAAGTCGAAGGAGCACAGTTACCACGTTTGTTAGACGATCCACAAGTGACAATCGCAATTATTAGTACGACCTATATTCAGCAGACGGGCTTAACGCCAACGAAAGACGGTATTTTTATTGAAGGTAAAGAATCTCCGTATGTGAATATCATCGTGACCCGTGAGGATAATAAAGAGGCGGAGAACGTGAATAAATTTATTAAAGCCTATCAGTCTGATGAGGTTGAGCAGGCTGCTGACCGTATTTTTAACGGTGGTGCAGTAAAAGGGTGGTAA